A genome region from Burkholderiales bacterium includes the following:
- the pgsA gene encoding CDP-diacylglycerol--glycerol-3-phosphate 3-phosphatidyltransferase encodes MPLNVPNLLTWLRILMIPLFVGIFYLPDAWLPMHQKNLIATLLFALAAITDWLDGYLARTLNQASAFGAFLDPVADKLMVAAALIVLLDLERVNPTIAFIIIGREVAVSALREWMALIGAGKSTAVSLTGKIKTGTQMAAILLLLYHDSLAVLNGHAIGTWLIYLAAVLTLWSMAYYMKMAWPQVAERV; translated from the coding sequence ATGCCGCTAAACGTTCCCAATCTGCTGACATGGTTGCGCATCCTGATGATCCCGCTGTTCGTCGGCATTTTTTATCTGCCCGATGCCTGGCTGCCGATGCATCAGAAAAATCTGATCGCGACGCTGCTGTTCGCACTGGCCGCGATCACCGATTGGCTCGACGGTTATCTCGCGCGGACGCTGAATCAGGCGTCGGCCTTCGGCGCATTTCTCGACCCTGTGGCCGACAAGTTGATGGTCGCGGCGGCGCTGATCGTTCTCCTCGATCTCGAACGCGTCAATCCGACCATCGCATTCATCATCATCGGCCGTGAAGTGGCCGTATCCGCGCTGCGGGAATGGATGGCGCTGATCGGCGCCGGAAAAAGCACGGCAGTCTCGTTGACCGGAAAAATCAAAACCGGGACGCAAATGGCGGCCATTTTGCTGCTGCTGTATCACGACAGCCTCGCTGTACTGAACGGGCATGCAATCGGCACCTGGCTGATTTACCTCGCCGCCGTCCTGACGCTGTGGTCGATGGCGTATTACATGAAAATGGCATGGCCGCAGGTCGCGGAACGCGTTTAG